The Syntrophorhabdales bacterium genome includes the window TCATCATGTCGGCCAAGGCCCTGCTGGACAGAAATCCGAATCCTACAGAGGATGAAATTAAAGAAGGCATAGCTAACAACATCTGCCGGTGCACAGGCTATGTGCAGATCATCGAGGCCATCCAGGCTGCAGCGAAAGCTGGAAGGAGGTAAGGATGAGCAGCTTAATCGGAAAAAGTTTAGCGAGAATCGGCTCTGTCGACAAGGCAATGGGCCTTTCAAAATTCACGACGGACATAGTTCTGCCGGGTATGCTGTACGCCAAGTCATTGAGAAGCCCTCACGCGCACGCGCGTATCCTCAACATCGACACCAGCAAAGCAGAAAGGATTCCCGGCGTGAAAGCGGTGGTGACAGGCATCAAGGATACTCCCAGGGGAGGCGTCTTCGGTATCATCCCTCATACCAGGGATCACGTGCTGCTCCCTTTTGACAAGGCTCGTTATATCGGTGAAGAAGTCGCAGCGGTCGCCGCTATTGACGAGGACATAGCGGAAGAGGCAATCGAGGCTATCAAAGTTGACTATGAGCCCCTTCCTTTCGTGCTCACCTGGCAGGACGCAATGAAAGAGGGAGCGCCGCTGGTCCACGAGAACCGGGTGGGGAACAGGGCTGCCCACTACCTGGTCAACGAGGGCAACATCGAGGAAGCATTCGCAAACAGTGATCTGGTCTGGGAAAAAACTTTCACCTGCGAGGTAGCAAGCCACGCTCTGCCGGAGCCCTTCACGGCGCTCTGCAGCTTTGAGCCTTCCGGCAAGTATAACTTCTGGATGCAAACACAGTGCCCTTTCCAGGTGCGCCAAGGCCTGCACAATACACTGAAAGTTCCCCTCTCCGACATCAGGCTGCACACGGTTGAGATGGGCGGCGCTCACGGCGGCCGTTCGGATACACCTCCAGGGGCCTTCATCGCAGCTCTCCTCTCGAGAAAAGCCGGCAAGCCCGTTCAGCTGAAACTTTCCCGTGAAGAAGTAGAGGATTGCATGCGGGATAAAGCCGCAAAGGTATGGACCATAAAAATAGGCTTCAAGAAGGACGGCACGATCACCGGTAGAGAAATAAACATGGTGCTTGAGTGCGGGGCCTATGCATCGAGTGCCATCGTCGAACTCTGGGTGCCGCTTCTGATAGATGAAGTGCTCTGGCGTGCTCCCAGCTACCGGTATGATGCCAAGCTCATCTACACGAATAAGACGATAAGCTCCATGATGAGGACGAGGGCTCATGTCGGGCCCATGTCGATGGACGTTGCATTTGATGAGGTAGCCGAGAAGCTCGGGCTTGACCCCATCAAGATCCGTCTGAAAAATGCGATCCTGCCCAACGAGGTCGTACCCTCGAAGGCGACAGTCACCTCTACCGGTCTCTCCGAGAGCATCGTCATGGCAGCCGAAAAATCAGGATACAAGAAAAAACTGGGCAAGATGGGGCCGAAGCGCGGCATCGGCATAGGCTCCGGCAACATGCAGTCGATGTTCTACATGGGCTTCAGAAGCGGCTCCACAGCTTTCATAAAATTCAATGACGATGGAAGCTGCACGGTATTCACCGGTAACTGCGACCTCGGCCAGGGCAACAGAACCATGCACACGCAGATCACCTCAGAGGTTACCGGAATACCGATGTCTATGATCAAGGTCTGCTACGGGGACACCGAGCTCTGCTACCAGGATCCGGGTGATTACTCCATGTCAGCCACGGTCGTATCGGCAAACGCGGTAAAGAGAGCCGCAGAGGACGCAAGACTGCGTATCCTTGAAATCGCCGGCGACCTGCTGGATGTCGCATGGGATGAGGTCGAGCTGCGGGACGACGGTAAGTACTATGTCAAGCTGCGTATCGGCAAGGGTAAAGGCGTCTCCCTGGGAGAGATCTGCAGGACAGCCTTCAAGCGTGGGAAACCCATCTACGGCTTCGGCGATTACCGGGCCCGCATCGATTATTCAGATTTCTCCGTCGATGTAAAAGAACCATACAATGAGAAAACGTACGGCATGAAAGTCACCGCCTACTCCTTCGGTACTACGGCTGTACAGGTCGAAGTCGATACAGACACAGGCGTTGTGAAAGTAACGGACATCTGGGCAGTCAACGATTGCGGCACAGTGCTTAACCCGATGCTGGTGATCGGCAACATGCACGGGCAGCTCAACTTCATGCTGGGACAGGGTCTCTACGAGGCGAATGTATGGGACATGAAGACCGGCCGGAAGCTGACCAGCGACTTCCGCACCTACAAAGTGCCGACCGCGAACGAGACGCCTCGTATCGAAACCTATTTCCTTAACATCCCTGATCCCCAGGGTCCGTACGGTGCAAAAGAGGGTTCGCTGGGTTTCGGCTGCGGCCTGCATGGAGCAATCTCCAACGCGATTTATGACGCCGTGGGTGTCAGGGCATACGACGTGCCCTTTAAACCCGAAACCATACTTAAGCTGCTCAAGGAAAAAGAGGCAAAGGGAGCGAAGAAAAAGAAGTAGATGGCGCCCGACATGGCCAGAACATAGGAGGGGCACCAGGAGGATTAGGCATGCCGTTGGGAGGCTTCACACCGTACAACAGGAAGGACGCAGAGAAATATAACAGAATGCGCTGGTGGCTGGGCATGACCTGGGGAGATGTCTTCGACAGAGCCACAGATCTTTATCCCGACAAAATCGGCTTGGTCGACGATACAGGAAGATGGACCTATGGCGAACTGCGTGCAACAGTAGACAGACTTGCCATCGGCTTTATGAAGCTGGGCATCATGCCGGGGGACAGGGTTTTCATTCAGATCCCCAACTGGCATGAATACATATACTGCTTTTTTGCCCTGCAAAAGATCGGTGCCGTTCCGGTTCTTTTGGTTCCAAGACACAACCAGATCGAAATCCGTCACCTTTATAAACTTACCGAACCGGTGGCCTGGATCCTTCCGGCACAGTACGGCAAAATCGAATACCAGCCGATCATCGATGATGTCCTTAAGGAAAGTCCGAAAATCAAGCACATCATTCAGGTCAGGGCCGACAATACCAGGTACCACAAACTGGAAAAACTTATCGCGGACGGAGAGCCGACTGAAGAGAACCTGCTTGCGCTTGAACAGCGCAGGCCCGACCCCGATCAAGTCGCCCAGATTATGCCTACAGGCGGGACAACGGGATTACCCAAGGCGAGCCCACGCACTCACAACAACTACATCAATAATGTTGAGTATCATGCGTACCGATGGGAACTCACCAGTGACGATGTGCTCATGGTGGTCACTCCCGTGGCACATGGCATGGGCCTGCACTGGGGCATTGGCGGTGCTGTTTTCAGGTACGCAAAGCTCGTTCTGCTTGACTCTGTGGCGCCGGAGGCCATCTGCGAGACAGTGCAGCGGGAGAAGGTGACCGCCATCCCGACAGTCCCCGCCCTCATCGCGAGGGTCGTGCAAATGGAGGATCTTCAAAAATATGACCTGAGTTCACTCAAGAAGATATCTGTTGGTGGCGCGCCCAGCACGCCGGAACTCGTAAAAACTGTTTATGAAAAAATCGGCTGCCAGTTCATCAACGGATTCGGTTCTGTCGAGGGCACCTGCGCCGGCACCAAGCTGGGAGACAGCATCGAACTGATCTGTGGCAGCGTCGGCACCCCGGTCTGTCCCTATGATAACCTGAAAATAGTCGATACCAACGGCAACGAAGTGGCGCAGGGCACTGACGGAGAACTCGTGTCCAAGGGTCCCGGTATATTCACCGGCTATTTCAAATCACCGGAAGAAAATGCCAATATCTTCACCACTGACGGATTCTTCAAGACAGGCGACCAGGCCCGGAAGGATGAGTACGGTAACATATGGATAACAGGCAGGATCAAGGACATCATCATCAGGGGCGGCGAAAACATCAGCGCAGTGGAAATTGAGGGGCTGATCAGTGTGCACCCTGATGTGCGGGATGTCGCGGTGGTGGGCATGCCCGATAAAATCCTGGGCGAAAGGATTTGCGCCTATATTATACCGTCTGTAGGAAAAAAACCCACTCTTCAGGAGATCGTATTGTTCCTTAAAGGACGAGGCGCATCCGTACTCCAACTGCCGGAAAGGTTGGAACTGGTCGAAGAGCTTCCTCTCACGAAGGTCGGTAAGGTTGATAAGAAGGCTTTGCGCGCAGATATTCAGAAGAAAGTTGAAGGAGAGGCGTAACCACCACCCTCAACAATAGTCGAGGCGTGTAAAAAAATAAGGAACAAAGCGAGAGGTCAATCATGAAGTATCCAAAATTGTTTTCGCCATTGGAAATAAGAGGCATGACCCTGCCCAACCGCATCATGTCCACCGCTGCTGTCACGAGACTCGCCGCAGAAGACGGCCATGTCACACAGAACATCAAGGACAGATACCAGAGACTTGCCATGGGCGGTGTCGGCTCAATAGTGGTGGAAGCCGCGGTGGTTCTTCCGTCCCGCAGTTCATTCAACCTCCGCGTGAGCGACGATCAGTTCATCGATGAGTTGAAGGATTTTGTTGCAGGTATACGCAGCGTAAACCGGGATGTAAAAATAGGGCTTCAGCTCATTCACTTCTTAAAGGTGGCCCGGACGGGTTGGCGGCAGAAAGTTGAGGACCTTAAACCGGAGGAAATAGCGGTAATACCGGAGCAATTCGCCAGCGGTGCTGTGCGGGCGAGGGCTGCGGGTTTCGACTTTGTGGAACTGCACATGGCCCACTTCACCACGCTCGCCTCGTTTCTCTCGCTCGTTAACAAACGGACCGACGAGTACGGCGGCGATTTTGAGGGAAGAGTCAAGCTGCCCACCGAAGTCGTACTCGCAACGCGCAAGGCCGCAGGAAACGATTACGCAATCGGCGCCCGAATTTTGGGCGAGGAATTTACCAAAGAGGGGAACACGCTGCTTCAGAGCGCGCGCGTAGGCCGGAGGCTTGCGTCCCTCGGGCTCGACTACATCAGCGTATCGGCAGGCGAGCGCTTCGAGGATGCCGACACGCCGCTACCGAACATGCCTCCTTTCGCCGGTACGGGCTACTCGGGCTACCGCATGAGCCCGCGCTGGTGGAACCAGGACGGGGTCCAGGTTTATCTCGCGGAAGGCGTGCGCCAGGCTGTCAGAGAGGCAGGCTACAGCACCCCCGTGGTTGCTGCAGGCAAGATACGCATGCCTGACCTCGCTGAGGAAGTGCTGTCTTCAGGAAAAGCAGATATCATCGGCATGGCCAGGACGCTCTTTGCGGATCCGGACTGGCCCGTAAAAGCCAAGGCAGGCAAGCCCGACGAGATCGTGAAGTGCGCTGCCTGCGGCTACTGCAGTGAATCCGACGAACGATATGAAACGGTGACGTGCATCGAGTGGCCCAAGGGCGAACTGAATGCCCCCTCGCCTTGGTACCTGGTCCCGCCCTGTAAGGCAGCCTGCCCTGCCGGGCTCGATATAAGGAGTTACGTTGACCTGGCAGCGCACGGCCACTACGAAAAAGCCCTGGAAGTGATAGAAGAGAAGATCCCTTTTCCCGCCACCATAGGGCGGGTCTGTCCCCACCCCTGCGAGACAAAGTGCAACCGCAAGGAGCTGGATCAATCGATCGCCATAAATGGATTGAAGCGATTCATCGCGGATGCTGTCTACGCGCGGGGGACAAGAACGGTCTCGCCCGCACCAAGGATACACAATGAGCGTGTAGCAGTGATCGGCGCGGGACCGGCAGGCCTTACCGCTGCTTTCAACCTCGCACAGATGGGGTACGGCGTTACAGTCTTCGAAGCGCTTCCTATAGCAGGCGGCATGCTGACAGTCGGTATCCCCGAGTATCGCCTTCCGCGCGATATAGTACGACGCGAG containing:
- a CDS encoding xanthine dehydrogenase family protein molybdopterin-binding subunit, whose product is MSSLIGKSLARIGSVDKAMGLSKFTTDIVLPGMLYAKSLRSPHAHARILNIDTSKAERIPGVKAVVTGIKDTPRGGVFGIIPHTRDHVLLPFDKARYIGEEVAAVAAIDEDIAEEAIEAIKVDYEPLPFVLTWQDAMKEGAPLVHENRVGNRAAHYLVNEGNIEEAFANSDLVWEKTFTCEVASHALPEPFTALCSFEPSGKYNFWMQTQCPFQVRQGLHNTLKVPLSDIRLHTVEMGGAHGGRSDTPPGAFIAALLSRKAGKPVQLKLSREEVEDCMRDKAAKVWTIKIGFKKDGTITGREINMVLECGAYASSAIVELWVPLLIDEVLWRAPSYRYDAKLIYTNKTISSMMRTRAHVGPMSMDVAFDEVAEKLGLDPIKIRLKNAILPNEVVPSKATVTSTGLSESIVMAAEKSGYKKKLGKMGPKRGIGIGSGNMQSMFYMGFRSGSTAFIKFNDDGSCTVFTGNCDLGQGNRTMHTQITSEVTGIPMSMIKVCYGDTELCYQDPGDYSMSATVVSANAVKRAAEDARLRILEIAGDLLDVAWDEVELRDDGKYYVKLRIGKGKGVSLGEICRTAFKRGKPIYGFGDYRARIDYSDFSVDVKEPYNEKTYGMKVTAYSFGTTAVQVEVDTDTGVVKVTDIWAVNDCGTVLNPMLVIGNMHGQLNFMLGQGLYEANVWDMKTGRKLTSDFRTYKVPTANETPRIETYFLNIPDPQGPYGAKEGSLGFGCGLHGAISNAIYDAVGVRAYDVPFKPETILKLLKEKEAKGAKKKK
- a CDS encoding AMP-binding protein, with the translated sequence MPLGGFTPYNRKDAEKYNRMRWWLGMTWGDVFDRATDLYPDKIGLVDDTGRWTYGELRATVDRLAIGFMKLGIMPGDRVFIQIPNWHEYIYCFFALQKIGAVPVLLVPRHNQIEIRHLYKLTEPVAWILPAQYGKIEYQPIIDDVLKESPKIKHIIQVRADNTRYHKLEKLIADGEPTEENLLALEQRRPDPDQVAQIMPTGGTTGLPKASPRTHNNYINNVEYHAYRWELTSDDVLMVVTPVAHGMGLHWGIGGAVFRYAKLVLLDSVAPEAICETVQREKVTAIPTVPALIARVVQMEDLQKYDLSSLKKISVGGAPSTPELVKTVYEKIGCQFINGFGSVEGTCAGTKLGDSIELICGSVGTPVCPYDNLKIVDTNGNEVAQGTDGELVSKGPGIFTGYFKSPEENANIFTTDGFFKTGDQARKDEYGNIWITGRIKDIIIRGGENISAVEIEGLISVHPDVRDVAVVGMPDKILGERICAYIIPSVGKKPTLQEIVLFLKGRGASVLQLPERLELVEELPLTKVGKVDKKALRADIQKKVEGEA
- a CDS encoding FAD-dependent oxidoreductase; the protein is MKYPKLFSPLEIRGMTLPNRIMSTAAVTRLAAEDGHVTQNIKDRYQRLAMGGVGSIVVEAAVVLPSRSSFNLRVSDDQFIDELKDFVAGIRSVNRDVKIGLQLIHFLKVARTGWRQKVEDLKPEEIAVIPEQFASGAVRARAAGFDFVELHMAHFTTLASFLSLVNKRTDEYGGDFEGRVKLPTEVVLATRKAAGNDYAIGARILGEEFTKEGNTLLQSARVGRRLASLGLDYISVSAGERFEDADTPLPNMPPFAGTGYSGYRMSPRWWNQDGVQVYLAEGVRQAVREAGYSTPVVAAGKIRMPDLAEEVLSSGKADIIGMARTLFADPDWPVKAKAGKPDEIVKCAACGYCSESDERYETVTCIEWPKGELNAPSPWYLVPPCKAACPAGLDIRSYVDLAAHGHYEKALEVIEEKIPFPATIGRVCPHPCETKCNRKELDQSIAINGLKRFIADAVYARGTRTVSPAPRIHNERVAVIGAGPAGLTAAFNLAQMGYGVTVFEALPIAGGMLTVGIPEYRLPRDIVRREIDHIRHSGVEVRTNSPVEANGLSLESIQKEYQAVFVATGAHKSLPLGIPGEAANGLLSGTAFLKDINLGKSVNVGKKVAVVGGGNVAIDAARAAKRLGSDVTVVYRRSKEEMPAYEEEVEAAEKEGIKIEYLAMPSKLIDTNGHVTGMECLKTKLGAPDKSGRRKPEPVAGSAFTVTADTVISAIGEEPDLGFLGGTLKKSGTFLKAQPHSCETEKAGVFAGGDVVTGPRTVIEAIAAGRRAAIAIDRFLRNEKHEEEQLAPSVIGMADVEVARFKKRERQVMPEAQAEERIKGFSEVAVGFSEGAALFEADRCLQCGLFPNKNR